GCTGATCAATCACGGCGTAATCATCGGCCATAAAGGGGCCGGTCTGAAATCCAAGGGCAATGCAGACGTCGTCAACTACCGCATCATCAGGGGCGCGGATGCCCAGCGATCCAAAGAGAATGATGGCGACGGTGATGGCCTGGACATCGACAAACGTGCACGCGTGCACAACTACGGGCTCATTGAAGGCACCGGGGCCAATGGCGCGGACAAGAACGGAGCCCCCAACACCAGCGAAGGCATCGCCATGGGCGGCGGCGAAATCTATAACCGTGGAGTTATTCGCGGCGCACATCATGGGGTGCTGGTAGACAATGGGGACTTGGGGCCGGCCTATGGGAGCACCTCGTTGATCAACGAGGGCATCATCACCGGTCGCAACGGCTACGGCGTCAGGCTGATCGGAGAACACAATGACCAAGTCACCAACGATGGGCTGATAAGCGGCACCAAAGGCATCGCCCTGGATATGGGGGGTGGCGATGATGTGTTGACTGTGCGCGGTAACGCTCAATTCAACGGCAAAGTAGACGGTGGCAGTGGCACCAATCACGTCGTGCTGGACGATGTCCAAGGTGGCACTTTCAACGGCGCCCGCCGTATCCAGCACCTGTGGATAGGCAGCGGTTCCTGGACCCTCGACGGTGCGCTGGACGCCAATCAGCACGGCCGAGTCTCTCGCGGGGCAACGCTGATCAACCAGAGTCACATCGGTGGCTCAATGACGATTGATGCAGGCGCAACTTACACCGCAGGCACGGTAACCAATCTTGACGTTGCCGGCACGCTGCTGCTGGACCCTGCGCTGAAAAGCCAGACGCGAATCAAGCACGACCTTGACCTGGCAAACGGGTCGACCCTGGCCTTCATCCTCGGCATGGAAGAAGCGCACAGCACCTTGAAAGTCGGCAACAGCGCCCGCCTCAAGGGCACAACACTGAATATCCAGGTCGAACACGAAAACGACGAACTGCTTACCCGCCAGTTACGTGTTATCGACGCTGCTCAGATTGAGGGACGCTTCAACAGGATCACCAGCAACCTTAAAACCTTGACGCCGAGGCTGATCTACACACCCAGCGGGGTCTTTGTCAGTTTCAGGCGCCAACCCTCTACAGAGGCCTGAATTCCAGGCAAAAAAAAGGAGGGCACCTGCCCCCCCGAGGATTAAGCGGTAGTGTCGAAGGCTGTTATCAGCCTTCGATCTCAATCAGGATCTCACCCGGGTTGACCCGGTCGCCCTTGGCCACATGAACAGCGGTCACCTTGCCGGCAATCGCGGCCTGCACTTCGGTTTCCATCTTCATGGCTTCGGTAATCAATACAGCCTGGCCGGCCTTGACCACGTCGCCTTCCTTGACCAGCACATCAACGATATTGCCCGGCATCGCCGTGCTGACATGGCCGGGTTCGGTGGCGTGCTTGCGCTTGCTGCCGCCACTGCTGACGAACTCGTTGAGCGGCTCGAACACCACCTCTTCTGGCATACCGTCGATGGACAGGTAGAAGTGGCGCTTGCCTTCAGCTTTCACGCCGACACCGGTGATGTCCACACGGTAGCTTTCACCGTGCACGTCGATGACGAATTCAGTCGGCACGCCTTCGCCACCGGCACGTGCCACACCGCCTGCCTCCGGAATCGGCAGCAGGACTTCAGGGGCCAGAGTGCCTGCGTCGCGTTCTTCAAGGAATTTGCGCCCGATATCCGGGAACATGGCGTAGGTCAGCACGTCTTCTTCGGACTTGGCCAACGTGCCGATTTCACCGCGCAGCTTGGTCATTTCCGGCTTGAGCAAATCAGCCGGACGAACGTCGATGACCTCTTCGCTGCCGATGGCCTGACGGCGCAGCTTTTCGTTCACAGTGCCCGGGGCCTTGCCGTAGCCGCCTTGCAGGTAGAGCTTCACTTCGTTGGTGATGGTCTTGTAGCGCTCACCGGCCAGCACGTTGAAGAACGCCTGGGTGCCGACGATCTGCGAGGTTGGAGTGACCAGCGGCGGGAAGCCGAGGTCTTCACGTACACGTGGGATTTCGGCCAGCACTTCACTCATGCGATTGAGGGCGCCCTGCTCTTTCAACTGGTTGGCCAGGTTGGAAATCATCCCGCCCGGTACCTGGTTGACCTGCACACGGGTGTCGACTGCCGTGAACTCGCTTTCAAACTGGTGGTACTTTTTACGTACCGCGTAGAAGTACAGGCCAATTTCCTGCAGCAGCTCCAGGTCCAGGCCGGTGTCGAACTCGCTGCCTTTAAGGGCGGCGACCATCGACTCGGTGCCCGGGTGGCTGGTGCCCCACGCGAAGCTGGAGATGGCGGTGTCGATATGGTCGGCGCCGTTTTCGATAGCCTTGAGTTGGCACATCGCAGCCAGGCCCGCGGTGTCGTGGGAGTGGATAAAGATCGGCAGGTTCTGCTCGGCCTTGAGCGCCTTGACCAGTTCGCCAGTGGCATAAGGAGTCAGCAGGCCGGCCATGTCCTTGATCGCGATAGAGTCGCAACCCATGGATTCCAATTGTTTGGCCTGGGCCACGAATGCATCGACGGTGTGCACCGGGCTGGTGGTGTAGGCGATGGTGCCCTGGGCATGTTTGCCGGCAGCCTTGACCGCTTCGATGGCCACACGCAGGTTACGCACGTCGTTCATGGCGTCAAAGATGCGGAACACATCGATACCGTTGACGGCAGCCTTGGCCACGAAGGCCTTGACCACATCGTCGCTGTAATGGCGGTAGCCCAGCAGGTTCTGGCCACGCAGCAGCATTTGCAGGCGCGTGTTGGGCAACGCAGCGCGCAGTTTGCGCAGGCGCTCCCACGGGTCTTCTTTCAAAAAGCGCACGCAGGCGTCGAACGTTGCGCCACCCCAGACTTCCAGGGACCAGTAGCCGACTTTGTCGAGCTTGTCGCAGATCGGCAGCATGTCGTCGGTGCGCATACGAGTGGCCAGCAACGATTGATGGGCGTCGCGCAGGATAGTGTCGGTTACGAAAATCTTCTTGCTCATTCTTATATTCCTCACAGGCCTGCGTGGGCGGCGATGGCGGCGGCGATGGCCAGGGCCAGCTCTTCGGGTTTGCGCTTGATCGAGTAGTTGGTCAGCTCAGGGTGGCTTTCCACGAAACTGGTGTTGAACTGGCCGCTGCGGAATTCCGGGTTGCGCAGGATTTCCTGGTAGTAGGCGGCGGTGGTCTTCACGCCTTGCAGGCGCATATCGTCCAGGGCACGCAGGCCGCGGTCCATGGCTTCTTCCCAGGTCAACGCCCACACCACCAGTTTCAAGCACATGGAGTCGTAGAACGGTGGGATGGTGTAGCCGGTGTAGATCGCTGTATCGGTACGCACACCGGGGCCGCCGGGGGCGTAGTAACGGGTGATCTTGCCGAAGCTGGGCAGGAAGTTGTTTTTCGGGTCTTCGGCGTTGATGCGAAACTGCAACGCGAAACCACGGTGCTGAATGTCTTCCTGCTTCACCGACAGCGGCAGGCCCGAGGCAATGCGGATCTGTTCGCGGACGATGTCGATGCCGGTGATTTCTTCGGTGATGGTGTGTTCCACCTGCACCCGGGTGTTCATCTCCATGAAGTACACCTCGCCCTCGGCGAGCAGGAACTCCACGGTACCGGCGTTCTCGTAGCCCACGGCCTTGGCCGCACGCACCGACAGGTCGCCGATGTAGGCGCGCTGTTCAGGCGTCAATTGCGGGCTGGGGGCAATTTCGATCAGCTTCTGGTTGCGACGCTGGATCGAGCAATCGCGTTCGAACAGGTGCACCACGTTGCCAAAGCTGTCACCGAGGATCTGCGCTTCGATGTGCTTGGGATTGACGATGCATTTTTCCAGAAACACTTCCGCCGAGCCGAACGCCTTGGTGGCCTCGGAAATGACGCGGGGGAAGGCTTGTTCAAGTTCTTCGCGACTGTTGCAACGACGGATACCGCGCCCGCCACCACCGGAAGTGGCCTTGAGCATCACCGGGTAACCAATGCGGTCGCCTTCGGTCAGCGCTTCGTGGATATCCGCGACGTTGCCCTCGGTGCCGGGAGTGACCGGCACACCGGCCTTGATCATGCTGCGGCGCGCTTCGGTCTTGTCGCCCATGCGGCGAATCACTTCGGCCGAAGGGCCAATGAACTTGATGCCGCGCTCGGCACAGATATCCGCCAGTTCGGCATTTTCCGACAAGAAGCCGTAGCCGGGATGCAGCGCGTCGCAACCGGTTTCCACCGCCAGGTTCACCAGCTTGCGCGGGTTGAGGTAGCCGGCCAGGGGCTCGGCACCGATGCTGTGGGCTTCGTCGGCACGTTTGACGTGCAACGCGTGGCGGTCGGCGTCCGAGTAAACCGCGACCGAGCGAATGCCCATCTCGGCGCAGGCACGCACGATTCGTACGGCAATTTCACCACGGTTGGCGATCAGGATCTTTTTTATCACTTGGAAATTCCCTTGAGCCGATTGCTGCGTTTTTCGACCCGCTTGAGGTGGGTCGGCGCGTGACCAAATGTTTCATGACAGTCGCGAGACACACACTAAGCCCGCCAAGGGATTAACAAAAATCAATAATTATTGGGTCATGCATAAGCAAAGACTTATAGTTGCCGGTATGGCCGGGGCTGAGAGGGGATAAATAATGCGTAAGTCATTGATGAGGCTGACATTAAGGCAACTTCAGATCTTTCATGAGGTGTGCGATTTGCGCTCTTACAGCCGTGCCGCCGAGGAAATGTCCCTCACGCAACCGGCCGTCAGCCTGCAAATCCGCCAGCTGGAAGAACTGATCGGCCAACCGTTGTTCGACTACGTCGGCAAGAAGCTCTACATGACCGAGGCCGCCGAAGCCCTGCAACGGGCCAGTCGCGATATTTTCGGACGCCTGGAAAACCTCGATATGCAGCTATCGGACATGCAGGGCTCACTGCAGGGCCAACTGAAGCTGGCGGTGGAATCGAGCGCCAAGTACTTCGTGCCGCACCTGTTTGCAGCTTTCAAGCGCCAGCACCCGGAAGTGCAACTGCACCTGACCGTGGTCAATCGTGCCCAGGTAATCCGCAGGCTTTCGGATAACCGCGATGATCTGGTGATCATGTCCATGGTGCCCCAGGACATGGGCCTGGAATTCCTGCCGTTTCTCAATAATCCGATTGTCGCGGTGGCGCTGCCGGATCATCCGTTGAGCCTGCAAGGGCCGCTGCGCCTGCAAGACCTGGAGCCTTACACGCTGCTTGTCCGCGAACCAGGTTCCGGCACGCGGCTGGCGTGCGAAGAGTACTTCAAGGAAAAACGCGTGCACTTCACACAGACCGTGGAAGTGGCCTCGGCCGAGGCGCAACGAGAGTGCGTGGTCGCAGGTTTGGGTGTGGCGCTGCTGACGCGCCACGCCTTGAACCTGGAACTGGCCACCGGCGGGCTCAAAGAGCTGCCGGTGGAAGAACTGCCGCTGTACCGCAGTTGGTGCCTGGTGCAGGCCAAGGCCAAACGCCTGTCACCGGTGGCCCATGCGTTCCTGGGCTTTATCCGCAGCGAACGGGTGCAGATCAGCGCGCTGGCTGAGCGTTTCGCTGGGCAGCCACGGGTGCCTGCCAATGGAGTTCCGGGTAGTCACTGATGCTCTGGAGCAACTGGCGCTCTTCGCAACGGTCTTCGATGGCGCGACGGAAC
This genomic stretch from Pseudomonas synxantha BG33R harbors:
- a CDS encoding PA3496 family putative envelope integrity protein, with amino-acid sequence MTRHYEDSNSTVKTRRQQEDQRRMAFRRAIEDRCEERQLLQSISDYPELHWQAPVAAQRNAQPAR
- a CDS encoding acetyl-CoA carboxylase biotin carboxylase subunit, with translation MIKKILIANRGEIAVRIVRACAEMGIRSVAVYSDADRHALHVKRADEAHSIGAEPLAGYLNPRKLVNLAVETGCDALHPGYGFLSENAELADICAERGIKFIGPSAEVIRRMGDKTEARRSMIKAGVPVTPGTEGNVADIHEALTEGDRIGYPVMLKATSGGGGRGIRRCNSREELEQAFPRVISEATKAFGSAEVFLEKCIVNPKHIEAQILGDSFGNVVHLFERDCSIQRRNQKLIEIAPSPQLTPEQRAYIGDLSVRAAKAVGYENAGTVEFLLAEGEVYFMEMNTRVQVEHTITEEITGIDIVREQIRIASGLPLSVKQEDIQHRGFALQFRINAEDPKNNFLPSFGKITRYYAPGGPGVRTDTAIYTGYTIPPFYDSMCLKLVVWALTWEEAMDRGLRALDDMRLQGVKTTAAYYQEILRNPEFRSGQFNTSFVESHPELTNYSIKRKPEELALAIAAAIAAHAGL
- the oadA gene encoding sodium-extruding oxaloacetate decarboxylase subunit alpha — translated: MSKKIFVTDTILRDAHQSLLATRMRTDDMLPICDKLDKVGYWSLEVWGGATFDACVRFLKEDPWERLRKLRAALPNTRLQMLLRGQNLLGYRHYSDDVVKAFVAKAAVNGIDVFRIFDAMNDVRNLRVAIEAVKAAGKHAQGTIAYTTSPVHTVDAFVAQAKQLESMGCDSIAIKDMAGLLTPYATGELVKALKAEQNLPIFIHSHDTAGLAAMCQLKAIENGADHIDTAISSFAWGTSHPGTESMVAALKGSEFDTGLDLELLQEIGLYFYAVRKKYHQFESEFTAVDTRVQVNQVPGGMISNLANQLKEQGALNRMSEVLAEIPRVREDLGFPPLVTPTSQIVGTQAFFNVLAGERYKTITNEVKLYLQGGYGKAPGTVNEKLRRQAIGSEEVIDVRPADLLKPEMTKLRGEIGTLAKSEEDVLTYAMFPDIGRKFLEERDAGTLAPEVLLPIPEAGGVARAGGEGVPTEFVIDVHGESYRVDITGVGVKAEGKRHFYLSIDGMPEEVVFEPLNEFVSSGGSKRKHATEPGHVSTAMPGNIVDVLVKEGDVVKAGQAVLITEAMKMETEVQAAIAGKVTAVHVAKGDRVNPGEILIEIEG
- a CDS encoding LysR family transcriptional regulator is translated as MRKSLMRLTLRQLQIFHEVCDLRSYSRAAEEMSLTQPAVSLQIRQLEELIGQPLFDYVGKKLYMTEAAEALQRASRDIFGRLENLDMQLSDMQGSLQGQLKLAVESSAKYFVPHLFAAFKRQHPEVQLHLTVVNRAQVIRRLSDNRDDLVIMSMVPQDMGLEFLPFLNNPIVAVALPDHPLSLQGPLRLQDLEPYTLLVREPGSGTRLACEEYFKEKRVHFTQTVEVASAEAQRECVVAGLGVALLTRHALNLELATGGLKELPVEELPLYRSWCLVQAKAKRLSPVAHAFLGFIRSERVQISALAERFAGQPRVPANGVPGSH